One genomic region from Cinclus cinclus chromosome 36, bCinCin1.1, whole genome shotgun sequence encodes:
- the VKORC1 gene encoding vitamin K epoxide reductase complex subunit 1: MAALALRAALCVAGAALSLYALHVEHEAARDPSYRAACDLAPSVSCTRVFSSRWGRGLGLVEPVLGKDSAVNVPNGAIGLLFYLLQGLLGVSRSGVASAALLATSAASALASLWLAAVLIFGLGDLCLVCLSTYGLNLALLGLNLRRWRRPKRD, encoded by the exons ATGGCGGCGCTCGCGTTGCGAGCGGCTCTGTGCGTGGCGGGCGCGGCGCTGTCGCTGTACGCGCTGCACGTAGAACACGAGGCCGCGCGGGACCCGTCGTACCGAGCCGCCTGCGATCTGGCACCGTCCGTGTCTTGTACTCGCGTGTTCTCCTCccg GTGGGGGCGTGGCCTGGGCCTGGTGGAGCCGGTGCTGGGCAAGGACAGCGCCGTGAACGTCCCGAACGGTGCCATCGGGCTGCTGTTCTACCTGCTGCAAGGGCTGCTGG gtgtgtcccgtTCCGGGGTGGCCTCGGCCGCGCTCCTGGCGACCTCGGCGGCCTCGGCGCTGGCGTCGCTCTGGCTCGCGGCCGTCCTGATCTTCGGCCTCGGGGACCTGTGCCTCGTCTGCCTCAGCACCTACGGCCTCAACCTGGCCCTGCTGGGGCTCAACCTGCGCCGCTGGAGACGCCCCAAGAGGGACTGA